A single candidate division WOR-3 bacterium DNA region contains:
- a CDS encoding DUF5777 family beta-barrel protein, with translation MKKIVLSLVILIAGSQLFAFETSMLNLKVPSNLDGKSLLFELQHRFKGVLTEEPIENFFGLDLGANVSLGLRYAIVPRLELNAAYTTHEGEYRVGASYAHHIPQIFLMVQADVQYFNFERNGERNGNLFYSTAVQSYPIANSFSPVINFAYDSYDEKFGLGIGLQVGFDWWFGPIERISLIGEYYPVLDEEETITGPENYFAAGLRVDTDGHRFMLQIGNGWNTGPRRLMLGTTSNDIYIGFNIQRLLRF, from the coding sequence TTGAAAAAGATCGTCTTATCTTTAGTCATACTAATTGCGGGTTCTCAGCTGTTTGCGTTTGAGACGAGCATGTTGAATCTCAAGGTACCGTCAAATCTTGATGGCAAGTCACTGCTTTTCGAATTACAGCATAGATTCAAAGGGGTGTTGACCGAAGAACCCATTGAGAATTTTTTCGGCCTTGATCTCGGTGCGAACGTCAGCCTCGGCCTGAGGTATGCGATTGTCCCACGGTTAGAGCTCAATGCTGCGTACACGACCCACGAGGGCGAGTACAGAGTCGGTGCGAGTTACGCGCATCATATACCTCAGATATTTCTGATGGTACAGGCCGATGTGCAGTACTTCAATTTTGAGCGCAATGGTGAGCGGAACGGCAATTTGTTCTACAGCACTGCAGTTCAAAGTTATCCGATCGCTAACTCCTTTTCGCCGGTCATCAATTTTGCCTATGACAGCTACGACGAGAAATTCGGGTTGGGCATTGGCCTCCAGGTCGGTTTTGACTGGTGGTTCGGACCGATCGAGCGTATCAGTTTGATCGGTGAGTACTATCCGGTTCTGGATGAAGAAGAAACGATTACGGGACCAGAGAATTACTTTGCGGCGGGTCTGCGGGTTGACACGGATGGTCATCGTTTTATGTTGCAGATTGGTAATGGCTGGAACACAGGTCCGAGGCGATTGATGTTGGGCACGACAAGTAATGACATATATATTGGGTTCAACATCCAGCGTCTCCTCAGGTTTTGA
- a CDS encoding MoxR family ATPase: protein MEEVKDEIKKIHEQIEKESIIVQTVTSEVSKAIIGQKYLISRLLVGLIADGHILIEGVPGLAKTYAVRTLASAIKTKFHRIQFTPDLLPADIIGTMIYNQRTNEFTVSKGPIFANLILADEINRTPPKVQSALLEAMQEKQVTIGDTSFKLDDPFLVLATQNPIEQEGTYPLPEAQIDRFLLKIKITYPNKTEEKEIMEQIAVSGEPEIKAVVNPRAIIRARELSRQIYIDDKIKDYILDIVFATRKPEEHGLDELAGLIRYGASPRASIYLATTARALAFMKRRGFVIPEDIKELAPDVLRHRLILTYEAEAEEVTTDDVIQKILTGIEVP, encoded by the coding sequence ATGGAAGAGGTCAAAGACGAGATAAAGAAGATACATGAGCAAATCGAAAAAGAAAGCATTATTGTACAAACCGTTACCAGTGAAGTAAGTAAGGCGATCATCGGACAGAAGTACTTGATATCACGACTGCTCGTTGGATTGATTGCCGACGGGCATATACTCATTGAGGGGGTTCCCGGGCTGGCCAAGACTTACGCAGTACGTACACTGGCGAGTGCCATAAAGACAAAGTTCCATCGTATCCAGTTCACCCCCGATCTCCTGCCGGCCGATATTATCGGCACGATGATTTACAACCAGCGCACAAATGAATTCACGGTGAGTAAGGGGCCGATATTTGCCAACCTCATCCTTGCTGATGAGATAAACCGGACGCCACCCAAGGTACAGAGCGCGCTGCTCGAAGCGATGCAGGAAAAGCAGGTTACGATTGGTGATACAAGTTTCAAACTCGATGATCCGTTCTTGGTGCTGGCGACCCAGAACCCTATTGAGCAGGAAGGCACATATCCTCTGCCCGAAGCACAGATCGATAGATTCCTGTTGAAAATAAAGATTACTTATCCGAACAAGACCGAAGAGAAAGAGATCATGGAGCAGATTGCGGTTTCGGGTGAGCCGGAGATCAAAGCCGTCGTCAATCCCAGAGCGATTATTCGAGCTCGCGAACTGTCCAGACAGATTTACATTGACGACAAGATAAAGGATTACATACTGGACATTGTTTTTGCCACGAGAAAGCCAGAGGAACATGGATTGGATGAGTTGGCTGGTTTGATCCGCTATGGCGCATCGCCGAGGGCATCGATCTATCTGGCAACAACGGCACGGGCGCTGGCTTTCATGAAGCGGCGTGGATTCGTGATACCCGAGGATATAAAAGAACTTGCTCCGGATGTTCTAAGGCATAGGCTCATCCTGACATATGAAGCGGAAGCGGAAGAAGTGACGACCGATGATGTAATACAGAAGATCCTGACTGGTATTGAGGTGCCTTAA
- a CDS encoding DUF58 domain-containing protein yields the protein MLATDFLKKIRQIEIRTKKLVNTMFAGEYKSTFKGTGVEFLDVREYLPGDDVRTIDWKVTARMGRPYVKKFAEDRELIVILCIDASGSGHFSTRRQFKIEQAAEIAATLAFSAVRNNDKVGLIFFTDRVEKYVPPKKGRFHVLRLIRDILFFEPESKGTDPKLVLEFLMNILKRRAILFFISDFIGEGFEPEKLRIPIGVVAQRHDLVTININDPVEDALPRIGLVSLEDAETGEVVTIDTRDRNLLDAYRAYRLELIHGRQQLLKSLGIDSIDLQTMDDFTPKLHKFFQERARRYR from the coding sequence ATGTTAGCAACCGATTTCCTGAAGAAAATTCGGCAGATAGAAATAAGGACCAAGAAGCTCGTAAACACAATGTTCGCGGGCGAATATAAATCGACCTTCAAGGGCACCGGTGTTGAATTCCTTGATGTCCGTGAATACCTGCCCGGTGATGATGTACGGACAATCGACTGGAAGGTTACCGCTCGCATGGGCAGGCCTTACGTGAAAAAGTTTGCCGAGGACCGGGAGTTGATCGTCATACTTTGTATTGATGCGTCCGGCTCTGGACACTTCAGCACCCGCAGACAATTCAAAATCGAACAAGCGGCCGAAATAGCAGCAACCCTTGCATTCTCCGCTGTACGGAACAATGATAAAGTCGGGCTCATCTTCTTCACCGACCGGGTGGAAAAATATGTTCCGCCAAAGAAAGGAAGATTTCATGTCCTACGGCTCATTCGTGATATACTCTTCTTTGAACCAGAGAGCAAGGGTACGGATCCGAAGCTGGTGCTTGAATTCCTGATGAACATCCTCAAGCGGCGAGCGATACTATTCTTCATCAGCGATTTCATTGGCGAAGGGTTTGAACCCGAGAAATTGCGCATTCCCATTGGCGTTGTTGCACAGCGGCATGATCTTGTGACCATCAACATCAACGATCCTGTGGAAGACGCTTTGCCGCGGATCGGTCTTGTGTCGCTGGAAGATGCGGAGACGGGTGAGGTCGTCACAATTGACACAAGGGATCGGAACTTGCTCGATGCCTATCGCGCGTATCGCTTGGAACTGATCCATGGTAGACAACAACTTCTCAAATCCCTGGGGATTGACAGTATTGACCTTCAGACCATGGACGATTTCACGCCGAAGTTGCACAAATTCTTTCAGGAGAGGGCCAGGAGATATCGGTGA
- a CDS encoding T9SS type A sorting domain-containing protein: MEFIEVFGQRFIGLIDDQNLYTTYRVPYPEAPYPQDYIIDQQGIVRYWSDEYDPQEIMRVIDGLLATSIEEQAGETSGLSGFRVTVSPNPSRGALTIYMKGLAGYASIRIYDALGRCVHAREGYYVGMTDISLDLPAGCYIIDIECEGKRHTSGLTITK, encoded by the coding sequence ATGGAATTCATTGAAGTATTTGGCCAGCGTTTTATTGGTTTGATAGATGATCAGAACCTCTACACAACGTACCGCGTTCCTTACCCAGAAGCGCCTTATCCGCAGGATTACATAATCGATCAACAGGGCATTGTACGCTACTGGTCGGACGAATATGATCCGCAGGAGATCATGCGTGTTATTGATGGGCTACTGGCTACTTCTATTGAAGAACAGGCCGGAGAAACCTCGGGCCTGTCAGGATTCCGTGTAACCGTCAGTCCAAACCCGTCTCGCGGCGCCTTGACAATATACATGAAAGGCCTTGCAGGATATGCGAGCATAAGAATCTATGATGCACTCGGGCGATGTGTTCACGCACGAGAAGGATACTATGTCGGAATGACGGATATATCTCTTGACCTACCGGCTGGGTGCTACATTATTGATATCGAGTGCGAGGGGAAGCGGCACACGAGCGGGCTCACAATTACAAAATAA
- a CDS encoding VWA domain-containing protein: MRFAHPWYFLLLILLLPLIYFEFRKRRSAIVFSDITFLKTAGMRGKLMQHLPSFLNLFVLVLLVIGLSRPQEGRVYEEIETRGVDIMLCLDISTSMRAEDFQPKNRLYVAKERAKEFVEKREGDRIGLVVFAADALTQCPLTLDHSVLKDLMNYVDFGLLEDGTAIGTGLATTVNRLKNSKAQQKTIILLTDGVNNRGEIDPVSAARIAQTFGIRVYCIGVGTKGLVPYPVDHQIFGRTYTQVEIDFDMDILNEIAGITGGHAFLASDAAALKATYDEIDRMEPTTFKMIQHTVHEEKADDIMKAAVITFIVNMFLSFVVLRRLP; this comes from the coding sequence ATGAGATTTGCCCATCCGTGGTATTTTCTATTGCTCATCTTACTCTTGCCTCTCATCTATTTCGAATTCAGGAAGAGAAGATCGGCAATTGTGTTTTCAGATATTACTTTCCTGAAGACTGCTGGTATGCGAGGCAAGTTGATGCAGCATTTGCCTTCGTTTCTCAACTTGTTCGTGCTCGTTCTTCTTGTTATTGGCCTCTCTCGGCCTCAGGAGGGCAGAGTGTACGAAGAGATCGAAACACGCGGCGTTGATATTATGCTCTGCCTCGACATATCGACATCGATGAGAGCGGAAGACTTCCAGCCGAAGAACCGTCTGTACGTTGCCAAGGAGAGGGCAAAGGAATTTGTTGAGAAGCGTGAGGGCGATCGCATCGGTCTCGTCGTTTTTGCTGCCGATGCGTTAACGCAGTGCCCCTTGACTCTGGACCATTCGGTTCTTAAGGATCTGATGAATTATGTCGATTTTGGCTTGCTCGAGGATGGAACTGCTATTGGCACAGGGTTAGCCACCACAGTCAACCGTTTGAAAAATTCAAAGGCACAGCAGAAAACAATAATTCTACTGACTGACGGTGTGAACAACCGTGGTGAGATCGACCCGGTGAGCGCGGCGAGGATCGCGCAGACCTTTGGGATTCGGGTCTATTGCATAGGTGTAGGTACCAAAGGTCTGGTCCCTTACCCGGTGGATCATCAGATATTCGGCAGAACTTACACCCAGGTTGAGATCGACTTTGACATGGATATATTGAACGAGATTGCCGGTATAACCGGCGGCCATGCTTTTCTCGCTTCGGATGCGGCGGCTTTGAAGGCGACTTATGATGAAATCGATAGGATGGAACCGACAACGTTCAAGATGATCCAGCACACTGTTCATGAAGAGAAGGCAGATGACATCATGAAGGCTGCGGTTATTACATTCATTGTGAATATGTTCCTCAGCTTTGTGGTTTTAAGGAGATTGCCTTGA
- a CDS encoding DOMON domain-containing protein, translating to MKFLGTGLVILLAAVVLVGCGGDGDGYETKTVEGITLSWKTNDAQDSLLVKLSATTVGMVLIGFDIDPLSGLQDANIITGYVVGDTAYIQDNIGTGEEAYLPDTVFGGTDDVADKAGTENGGTEITFTIPLNSGDPQDVVLEVGNAYLVFLAWGTNDSHVYSPEVYASTEIEL from the coding sequence ATGAAGTTCTTAGGGACAGGTCTGGTAATCTTGCTGGCAGCAGTAGTGCTCGTTGGATGCGGCGGTGATGGTGATGGGTACGAAACCAAGACAGTCGAAGGGATCACTTTGAGCTGGAAGACCAATGATGCCCAGGACAGTCTGCTCGTCAAGTTGAGCGCGACGACCGTTGGTATGGTGCTTATCGGTTTCGATATTGATCCGCTCAGTGGTCTTCAAGACGCGAATATCATCACGGGTTATGTCGTCGGTGATACGGCGTACATCCAGGACAATATCGGCACGGGTGAGGAAGCCTATTTACCCGATACAGTGTTTGGCGGCACCGATGATGTGGCGGATAAAGCCGGTACCGAGAACGGGGGGACGGAAATTACTTTTACGATTCCGCTCAATTCCGGTGATCCGCAAGACGTTGTTCTCGAAGTCGGAAATGCTTACCTGGTTTTTCTCGCCTGGGGCACGAACGATAGTCACGTCTACTCGCCCGAGGTGTACGCTTCTACGGAGATCGAGCTGTAG
- the ftsH gene encoding ATP-dependent zinc metalloprotease FtsH — protein sequence MINKPPTKRNAITTILIWVLIIAIPLYVVLQFSNRGSKTVDIPYSLFLQELRQKNVTEVTITEKSIKGKLKTPINIEEKGAFTEFATLIPFDDPALANELVKYNVEVTVKQKSGWSGILVSVLPWLLLIGVWVFFIRQMQSGQNRALGFGRSRAKVLLENRLNVTFKDVAGVDEAKEELTEVIEFLKAPRKFTRLGGRIPKGVLLLGPPGTGKTLMARAVAGEAGVPFISISGSDFVEMFVGVGASRVRDLFEQAKKNSPCIIFIDEIDAVGRLRGAGLGGGHDEREQTLNQLLVEMDGFEVNEGVILMAATNRPDILDPALLRPGRFDRVVVLDRPDIRGRLGILKVHTRKTPLDENVNLDVLARGTPGFSGADLSNMVNEAALLAARRDKEKITMAEFEDAKDKILMGVERKSLLISEDEKKLIAYHECGHVLVGKSLPGMDPIHKVTIIPRGMALGLTQALPIDERRTYSKAYCMNQLAFMLGGRASEKLVLGDLSTGAGNDIEKATKLARKMVCEWGMSDRLGPLTYGEKQEEIFLGREIGMHRDYSETTAREIDEEVKRIVDVSETRAESIVKKNISKLKILAQTLLEKEILSGDEIDGILKNDRQKKDRKSSK from the coding sequence ATGATAAATAAACCACCAACGAAGCGCAATGCAATTACCACGATATTGATCTGGGTGCTTATCATTGCTATTCCGTTGTATGTTGTGCTGCAATTTTCGAACCGCGGAAGCAAAACTGTCGATATTCCGTATTCTTTGTTCCTTCAAGAATTGCGTCAGAAGAATGTCACCGAGGTTACGATAACCGAAAAATCCATAAAAGGAAAACTGAAAACACCGATCAACATAGAGGAGAAAGGGGCGTTTACCGAATTCGCAACTTTGATTCCGTTCGATGATCCAGCTCTCGCCAACGAATTGGTGAAGTACAATGTAGAAGTCACGGTAAAGCAGAAATCAGGATGGAGCGGAATACTCGTGAGTGTACTGCCATGGCTGCTGTTAATAGGGGTTTGGGTATTCTTCATCCGGCAAATGCAGTCGGGACAGAATCGTGCACTCGGGTTCGGGCGAAGTCGTGCCAAGGTGCTCCTGGAGAACAGGTTGAATGTGACATTCAAGGATGTTGCTGGAGTGGATGAAGCGAAAGAGGAGTTGACCGAGGTCATAGAGTTCTTAAAAGCCCCCAGAAAATTCACACGCCTTGGTGGACGCATTCCTAAAGGTGTACTGCTACTCGGACCGCCCGGCACAGGAAAAACCTTGATGGCCAGGGCAGTTGCCGGTGAAGCAGGCGTGCCCTTCATCTCCATAAGTGGCTCGGATTTCGTGGAGATGTTCGTAGGCGTCGGAGCCTCGCGTGTGAGGGATCTGTTTGAGCAAGCAAAAAAGAATTCACCGTGCATCATATTCATCGACGAGATCGATGCAGTGGGAAGATTACGAGGTGCCGGTTTGGGAGGTGGTCACGATGAACGCGAACAGACCTTGAATCAGTTACTAGTTGAGATGGATGGGTTTGAGGTCAATGAGGGGGTGATACTCATGGCAGCCACAAACCGACCGGATATTCTCGACCCTGCGTTGTTGAGACCGGGGCGATTCGACAGGGTCGTTGTGCTCGACCGGCCTGATATTCGGGGGCGTTTGGGGATTTTGAAGGTGCACACACGAAAGACGCCGCTTGATGAAAACGTAAATCTGGATGTTCTGGCGCGTGGGACGCCCGGTTTCTCAGGAGCAGACCTTTCGAACATGGTCAATGAAGCCGCACTTTTGGCCGCGCGCCGTGACAAAGAAAAAATAACGATGGCTGAGTTTGAGGACGCAAAAGACAAGATTCTAATGGGTGTTGAGCGCAAGAGCCTTTTGATATCGGAAGATGAGAAGAAACTCATCGCGTATCATGAATGCGGTCATGTGCTCGTGGGCAAGTCTCTGCCAGGTATGGATCCAATACATAAGGTGACAATCATTCCGCGTGGTATGGCATTGGGGCTGACCCAGGCGCTGCCCATTGATGAGCGCAGAACATATTCTAAGGCATATTGTATGAACCAGCTGGCATTCATGCTCGGCGGACGTGCTTCGGAGAAACTTGTGCTCGGAGATCTTTCCACAGGTGCTGGCAATGACATAGAAAAAGCCACGAAACTGGCGCGAAAGATGGTCTGCGAATGGGGCATGAGCGACCGGCTGGGGCCTCTTACCTATGGCGAAAAACAAGAAGAGATCTTTCTCGGTCGTGAGATCGGTATGCACCGTGATTATTCCGAGACGACGGCGCGAGAGATCGACGAAGAGGTGAAGCGGATAGTGGATGTGTCCGAGACCAGAGCAGAATCCATTGTCAAGAAAAACATCAGCAAGCTCAAGATCCTGGCGCAGACTCTTCTTGAAAAGGAGATATTGTCGGGTGATGAAATAGATGGTATTCTGAAAAATGATCGACAAAAAAAAGATAGAAAGAGCAGTAAGTGA
- the folE gene encoding GTP cyclohydrolase I FolE: protein MIDKKKIERAVSDILIAIGEKKDREGLKDTPRRVANMYEEIFSGVRKDPKKELKTYKTKNEDEMIIIKDIPFYSVCEHHLLPFFGKAHVVYIPKENKITGFSSLVRVIDVMARRPLLQERLTHEIADFLMANLSPMGVMVVIEAEHLCLSMIGVKKPGTLTVTSAIRGVMRSAATRAEAFSLIKGK from the coding sequence ATGATCGACAAAAAAAAGATAGAAAGAGCAGTAAGTGATATCCTGATCGCGATCGGTGAGAAAAAGGATCGAGAAGGGTTGAAAGACACCCCGCGACGTGTCGCCAATATGTACGAGGAGATCTTCTCGGGTGTTCGAAAGGACCCGAAAAAGGAGTTGAAGACGTACAAGACCAAGAATGAAGATGAGATGATCATCATCAAAGATATCCCGTTCTACTCGGTCTGTGAACATCACTTGCTGCCGTTTTTCGGCAAGGCTCATGTGGTATACATCCCCAAGGAGAACAAGATCACAGGTTTTTCCAGTCTCGTGAGGGTGATCGACGTCATGGCCCGCAGACCTCTACTGCAGGAACGACTGACTCACGAAATAGCCGATTTTTTGATGGCAAATCTGTCACCAATGGGAGTTATGGTAGTTATCGAAGCAGAGCATCTCTGTCTTTCGATGATCGGCGTGAAGAAACCAGGCACGCTGACCGTGACCTCCGCGATCCGCGGCGTGATGCGTTCTGCCGCAACGCGTGCCGAGGCATTCTCACTGATTAAAGGCAAGTAA
- a CDS encoding tetratricopeptide repeat protein, producing MKFFWCTALIAVSVAWSDVGSDMRRGNYLERKGEYDAALESYQKALVQEPDNPKIHYNIGRVLYRMEKYDEAVSEFQLGFLDKERMFQSNVFYNIGNSQFKKGQLEVSIDAYKMSLLANPEDLQAKQNLEFCLRIKEKLQNQPQSDSTQQQHPPDEQPQPQPDESEIGKEQAERVLQAMENKERENLEKSRVQERKESVEKDW from the coding sequence ATGAAATTCTTTTGGTGCACAGCGTTGATTGCTGTCTCTGTGGCATGGTCCGATGTCGGCTCGGACATGCGACGCGGGAATTACCTCGAACGCAAGGGAGAATATGATGCGGCATTGGAGAGTTATCAAAAAGCGTTGGTCCAGGAGCCTGATAACCCGAAAATTCACTATAACATTGGCCGTGTACTGTATAGAATGGAAAAGTACGATGAAGCGGTGAGTGAGTTTCAGCTTGGTTTCCTTGATAAGGAACGTATGTTCCAGTCTAACGTCTTCTACAATATTGGAAACTCCCAGTTCAAAAAGGGACAGTTGGAGGTCTCTATTGATGCTTATAAGATGTCACTCCTTGCGAATCCAGAGGATTTGCAGGCGAAACAGAATCTTGAGTTCTGTCTTCGAATAAAGGAAAAGTTGCAGAATCAGCCACAGAGCGATTCGACCCAGCAGCAACACCCTCCCGATGAACAGCCTCAGCCACAGCCAGATGAGAGTGAAATTGGCAAGGAGCAGGCGGAGCGTGTGCTTCAGGCGATGGAAAACAAAGAAAGGGAAAATCTAGAAAAGTCGCGTGTCCAGGAAAGGAAGGAAAGTGTTGAAAAAGATTGGTAG
- a CDS encoding BatD family protein, with protein MLKKIGRILLLVPVLLLSAEIRFVASIDRTEVEIGEPVILTVIVEGEDLGQIPYPKLPDLPDFNIGGTSTSQSTSIQMAGGKSIRRQLVNFIYTLYPRSVGETVIGPCELELSGEVYRTKPIGMKVVKGGAVPGQPKSAQAPLPSVSGDDVNGNLRLSAAVNRRSVYQGEQVVVEYALYTRLRLADMSLGELPSFNGFWVEPIFDAQRIEFQRKTIDGVLYDYCQLKKTALFPMSSGQLRISPMKLNVAVLQSPRDFFDFFGTTKTVVIESDPLVVNVIPLPVEGRPGDFTGGVGEFSIVSSLDRTSSEAAEPITLTVRITGSGNIKLVERPTIPDIPGVRILDPEINEDVRFAENRIQGYKEFNYPLIPQTDGEHAVPAITMAFFNPEERRFETVSTRALKFVATQTSSAVELAQSGGLKVTGSDIRYIKPDVKRLSSQPMSAGWWLVFPYMATFVMLGASILYRRHQARLISDRAYARKVRSSKLLKIRLNEVKQHLMKNREKEFHAALSRVLLGYIGDRYNLEVGALTNEGIIQELRVRQVPAETIKDLEYLFNQCDMRFSPGMKCDDPRMLYEKTKALIAKL; from the coding sequence GTGTTGAAAAAGATTGGTAGAATCCTCTTGCTCGTTCCTGTATTGCTCCTTTCTGCAGAAATAAGATTTGTAGCTTCGATTGACAGAACTGAAGTTGAAATTGGCGAACCTGTCATACTCACGGTGATTGTTGAAGGCGAGGACCTTGGTCAGATCCCTTATCCAAAGTTACCGGATCTGCCGGATTTCAATATCGGAGGAACCTCGACGTCACAGTCCACGAGCATTCAGATGGCGGGAGGCAAGTCGATCAGACGGCAGCTCGTTAATTTTATTTACACGCTTTATCCGAGAAGCGTCGGCGAAACTGTAATCGGGCCTTGCGAACTGGAGCTCAGCGGAGAGGTGTACAGGACAAAGCCAATAGGTATGAAGGTGGTTAAGGGTGGTGCTGTGCCCGGCCAGCCAAAATCAGCCCAGGCGCCCCTGCCATCGGTATCCGGTGATGATGTCAATGGGAATCTTAGACTGTCCGCGGCGGTGAACCGCAGGAGCGTATACCAGGGTGAGCAGGTGGTAGTTGAATATGCGCTGTATACGAGACTCAGGCTGGCCGACATGAGTCTCGGTGAGCTTCCATCTTTTAATGGATTCTGGGTTGAACCTATCTTCGACGCACAAAGAATTGAATTCCAGAGAAAGACCATAGATGGTGTGTTGTATGATTATTGCCAGTTGAAGAAGACGGCTCTGTTTCCGATGAGCAGCGGTCAACTTCGAATATCACCCATGAAACTGAATGTGGCGGTTCTGCAATCACCGCGCGATTTTTTTGATTTTTTTGGCACTACCAAAACAGTGGTTATTGAATCTGATCCATTGGTCGTTAATGTGATACCGCTACCCGTTGAGGGGAGGCCCGGCGATTTTACCGGTGGTGTAGGTGAATTCTCGATCGTATCGTCGCTCGATAGAACTTCGTCAGAAGCTGCCGAGCCAATTACCTTGACGGTGAGGATCACCGGTTCTGGCAATATCAAGCTTGTGGAGAGGCCGACCATCCCTGACATCCCGGGAGTGAGGATCCTGGATCCGGAGATAAATGAAGATGTGCGCTTTGCCGAGAATAGGATACAGGGTTATAAAGAATTCAACTACCCACTCATTCCTCAAACCGACGGGGAACATGCAGTGCCGGCCATAACGATGGCTTTCTTCAATCCCGAAGAAAGAAGGTTCGAAACCGTATCTACCAGGGCATTGAAGTTCGTCGCCACGCAAACCTCATCTGCGGTAGAGCTTGCGCAAAGCGGGGGCTTGAAGGTTACAGGCAGCGATATCCGGTACATAAAACCTGATGTTAAGCGCCTCTCCAGCCAGCCGATGTCGGCTGGCTGGTGGCTTGTTTTTCCCTACATGGCCACTTTTGTGATGCTTGGGGCTTCCATCCTTTATCGCCGCCATCAGGCTCGACTCATATCCGACCGTGCCTATGCACGTAAGGTGAGGTCGAGCAAGTTACTGAAGATACGTCTTAATGAAGTCAAACAGCATCTTATGAAAAACAGGGAAAAGGAATTCCACGCTGCACTCTCAAGGGTGTTGCTCGGATATATTGGTGACCGTTACAATCTCGAAGTAGGTGCTCTCACCAATGAAGGCATAATCCAGGAACTAAGAGTTAGGCAGGTCCCGGCGGAAACTATCAAGGACTTGGAATATCTGTTTAATCAATGTGATATGAGGTTTTCGCCGGGGATGAAATGCGATGATCCTCGCATGTTGTATGAAAAGACAAAGGCGTTGATCGCTAAATTATGA
- a CDS encoding VWA domain-containing protein, with amino-acid sequence MIKWVLPQYLYLLIMVPFMIIGIFLYRLGRKSRLRDFADDKMISKITGSVDTRLQVLRYLLLVFGFAFLVIALARPKWGEKLQIYKGKGIDIVIALDASKSMLAQDVKPNRLDRAKTEIQLLLDELSGNLVGITAFAGECYVMCPLTTDIEAVKLFLDVISPDVVPKPGTDLEKAIIVSASLLNQKEDTYKAMILFTDGDNLVGEPVKAVGGIKDQGIRLFAVGMGTVEGSPVPEFDAQGNFVSYKKDRDEKIVMSRLTERLLIVLTKATDGRYFRTEGVYMDRLIAELDRIKKSDISGGEYIEYEERYQYFLIPAFIFVLLGVFLNDRKGRWYDL; translated from the coding sequence TTGATAAAGTGGGTCTTACCGCAATATCTTTACTTGTTGATCATGGTTCCGTTTATGATCATCGGCATCTTTCTCTATAGGCTTGGCAGGAAGTCCCGTCTTAGAGATTTTGCTGATGACAAAATGATTTCGAAGATAACGGGTTCCGTAGACACACGTCTTCAGGTGTTGCGTTATCTGCTGCTCGTTTTCGGATTTGCGTTTCTCGTTATTGCGCTTGCCCGGCCGAAATGGGGTGAGAAGCTGCAAATCTACAAGGGTAAGGGTATTGATATTGTAATCGCACTCGATGCTTCGAAGAGCATGCTCGCTCAGGATGTGAAGCCGAATCGGCTCGATCGGGCGAAAACCGAAATCCAGCTGCTGTTGGATGAACTATCCGGGAATCTCGTCGGTATCACGGCTTTTGCTGGAGAGTGTTATGTCATGTGTCCGCTGACGACCGATATCGAAGCCGTAAAACTCTTTCTTGATGTAATATCACCAGACGTGGTACCCAAACCGGGTACGGATTTAGAAAAAGCAATAATCGTTTCGGCTTCTCTATTGAACCAGAAAGAGGATACTTATAAAGCAATGATACTCTTCACCGATGGCGATAATCTTGTCGGCGAACCAGTTAAGGCGGTTGGAGGGATCAAAGACCAGGGCATCAGGCTGTTCGCTGTTGGTATGGGGACGGTCGAGGGCTCACCGGTACCCGAATTCGACGCGCAGGGAAATTTCGTTTCCTATAAGAAGGACAGGGATGAAAAGATCGTTATGTCACGCCTTACCGAAAGATTACTGATCGTTTTGACGAAGGCGACCGATGGCAGATACTTCCGGACCGAAGGTGTTTACATGGATCGATTGATCGCCGAGTTGGATAGAATAAAGAAGAGTGATATTAGCGGTGGCGAGTACATTGAATATGAGGAACGATATCAATATTTCTTGATTCCGGCTTTCATCTTCGTATTATTGGGGGTGTTCTTGAATGACCGAAAGGGGAGATGGTACGATTTATGA